The genomic stretch CTGAAGCTGAGGCTGAAACTGGCAGGCAGCCTGAACTGGGTCTGGTAATGATGCCTGACGTTGACCGATCGTCGACCGCAAAGCCAAACGTAAAACCTGGcctggccccggccccggcccggcccggcctgaCCGATCAAAAGTCGTTCAACTTGCCGGAACTGGTCGTAAAAAGATCACCTGGCCACCACCATTCCAATGCTCCAGCTCTAGTCGTCTCCAACGTCTTCTCTTTTTGCCTATGTGGAGCATTTTCTTCATGGACTCGCCAAAAAcgcaactccaactccaactccgacttcAAGTCGAGGCCTTAGCTTCAGCTCGCGTGGCACAATATTAATGGCCGCCAGAGAGTTCAGCCACGGCCATGGAGTGGAGTTCAAATCCCAAAAACATAGTTAATCTTgtcttctggctgctgctgctgccgttgtgcGGAGCAGCCCCGAGTCCGAGGCAGGAAATCCCCCGAACAAAAAGTCTGAAAAATCAGACAAAAATAAACGAACGCGTTTATGTGTTGTCGATGATTTGCCCCTTGGGTAAATGAACTTTGACTGCTGCCTGTTGCTCGGATGGGGTTCAAGAATGCCACTCGCATCCATGTCCACATCCACGTCCAagtcactcactcactcgaAGGTCTTTCGGGGGCCGCGCGCAGGTAAATGCTGGCATTTGGGACTTGCCGATCTTTCGATTTTGGGGATCCAAGCAATCCACTTTActtctgttttgtgttttgcaAACGATTCTTCAAGGTTTTTTCTTCTGGTTCTCAACATTTTTCAGATGAAATTTATGACAGATCTCAAGTTTTTACCTGAACAGATGCAGATTATGGCGTGATCTTCGATCTACAGTTTCGATAGTTCTCTTGCAGTTCCTTTTTAGGGTTTTAGCAGATACATATCTAAGGATACATATGATAcagtttttattaaatttagtTTAATTTCTATCTAATCCTTGATAGTCCGAAGAATTGTAATCCTTTTAAACATTCTCCGGGTCGATCCATGAATCGATAAGAGTCTTTAGGCACTTTCTTGAATCTTTGACTGGTCCTTAATGGGCCACCAATGTcttttaacatttatttagTCAATATCTAGATAACTTAGGATATCCAAGCTTCAAACTGCTGTCATTACTCCCATTACTTCCATTTCCCACTGATAGAAGATTTATCCTTCTACGCATAAgcgaaaaagtgcaaaaaagaCTAAAACAAAGTACATATCGTGTGCTTGATGAGACCCGAATTATTATTGCCCGAATCGAATGTCGCCGATAAGGGTTGTTGGTGTTAGATTCCCAGCACCTTCGCTACTCTATAAGTAAATATGTACACAAATCTTCTCCTATCTACCGATCACCATAGATTTTCTTATAGGAATACACCCCACATATTATTTGATATTTCCCTGTAATACTTCCTTCAGCTCTCAAGTATCCAAAGTAGTCTCTTTATACATTATTTCCCTACCGAAAATCACTCGGAAAGCTAATACTCAATCAACTCCCTATCGAAAGAGATTTCCTCCCGAGTAAACTTTCATTTCCAGCGGTGGATATTTATGTGTCCCCTAGCCGATGGCTACATAAACATCAATTAGTTGGAGCCAGTCGGTAGGAAATCTTCCTTTCTCCCAGCGAAATCTCAATGCTTAATCAACTACAAATGGGGGGCTGAAGGGAGAGGAAAGGGATTCTGTGCTGTTCTGCTCACCTGAACATATTCGGCGCATATATCAATTCCACCCACAAAGCCGCACACATCGTCCACGGACCAGGAGTTTACCTCCTCGCTCTGCGCCTGACACTGACGCGGGgcaccgccagcagcagaggctcCTGTGCCTGTTCctgcgttggcgttggcattACTGATCTCCTCGGACTGGTCCAGAAGTGGCGGGGATGGTGTGGATGAGgctgttgtcgctgtcgtGGCCGTGGTGGCCGTTGAGCTGGCACGACGCGTCTTCCCTAGCAGGCCCTCGGGCTCGGGCTTAAAGCGCTTCGCGGCTGGCGGTTGGGAGCTCAAGTCTAATGGCGCCGCCGACGCAATCGATGagccaccagcaccaccaccaccaccaccaccgacGGGCGCCACCGAAGTCGAAGTCTCTGTTGTGGAACGTGGACTAGACTGCCGCGAAGCGTGATgcgattgttgctgctgttgctgttgctgctgctgctgctgctgttgctgttgcagctgggCCGAGTAGATGAAAGCGGGTGTAACAAATTGAGCCGCCTGCTGGAGCGCGGCATTCAGAGTGGAACGTGGCGTGCCCGctgcactggcactgggcgACGAGGCATTGGAACTGGAACGTGGATGCTGTGAATGCTGCGGATGCTGTGGCTTGCAGCGCAGAATTTCCTGGATTTGGGCATCTTTGACAGCACGCACCTAAGCGGCGGGGGAGAGATGGGGAAAAGAACGGTGGAGGTGAGCTTTAATTTGGAAAAACAGTTGGAATATTCCTAATAATAGATCTAAGGATACCCTGTACATTGGTTGACTTTTTGCTCTTTGGTGGGCCGAAAATTCTCTGCCTGGCACACTCTTTTTCACAGAGTAGCTTAGCCGTAAGTGGAGAGTTTTAGTGGACATCCCTTCTGTGTatctttctctcactcttctCTCTACAAATTAGTCCGTTACACCATACAGATTTATGTCTCACTCTTCTCGCTTCTAATTGGGCCGTTACACCACACAGATTTGTATCTGATATCTTCGAAAACATCAGTTGATAGGGTCCAAAGGCCTTAAGTACTGAACATTTATGGTAGTCGCTTGGGATTTAGAGAGCTCCTCTTATACCGCCAATCCATTCAATGATCCCTCCCATTCAAAACCCCTCCACTATTCCACAATCAAAGGGGACATGTCATTAACATTTTGGGTGGTCCCATCACATAGCTTTTCTTTGCTTGTTTTTGTGTACCCACTGTACTTACCAGCGTCATCAGAGCCTGGGTGCTGCTCATGTCTATCAGCGGCGGAAAAATGCCCGACGAGAAGGGCAAAAAGCTGGACATAAACGGCGAAACACTGGCGGCCGCCACCACAGCGGCCATTTGGCTCTTGGCCTGCTCCGTGGGCGACTGGGCTGCGGCTGGCGGTGGCAACGGCCCGACACTGGCCACCGACGAGCCCACGCTCGAGCCAGAGGTgcccgctcctgctcctcctcctcctcctcctcctccagcggACACACTCACTTTGGTCTCCTTGGGCAGACTGACAGCAGCCGCCGACGCAGCCGCCGAAGGCGAGAGCTTCTTGCTGGCCGCGTTCGCATTGCTGGCATTGGTGGGGCTGTtgatggtgttgctgctgccgctgccactgccactgccgctgccactgctatTGGCATTGCCCGACTTTGCGGTggagctgccactgctgctgctttgctgtGTGCCACTGGAGGCGACTCCcgatgctcctgctgctgctgctgctcccgagGTGCccgtgctgttgctgtcgtaATAGGAATTGCGTCTTGTTGCATGGTTGCTGGAAAAGTTTACAGACGagtgttagttttttttttggggggttgCCTGATGCTCAAGGATTTGCTTACTCATTGGGATTGGTGTTATTGTACTTGGCCGCCAGACATCGCATAATGTCCGAATAGTTGCGGGTGGAGAAATCCGTGGCATTTGTATTGCAACTCGATGCGGCATTGCTGCCCGAGCCACTTCCTGCACCACTTCCTTGGTTcacattgttgctgttgctgttgcttgtgccgctgccgctgctgctgctgttgatgttgccactgccaccgatgctgctgctgctgttgttgttccgatgctgctgctgctggtgctgttgtaTGGTATTCAGCAAATTTGTAGACAAATTGTGGAGCGGCATGTGTGTCGTGGTCTGAGCACTCGGCGGACTCAatctttgttgctgttgctgttgttgctgctgctgctgctgctggctgggtGAGACACCACCACcgttgccaccgccaccgcgaAACGATGATGAGGAGGGCGTGGCGCTGCGAGATCTACagcaaaaatatgaaaataaaatgtgGATTAGTTATGTTAAACAGAACATTTAGCAGGGGCTTTGCATAAGTCGAAGAAAGAGTGTGGTGTGTGACATCAGCCTGCATAAATATTACACCATATACGAGGCACCATATAGCCATATATCTTTTGTATCGTTcacaaatttgcattaatatttaattattcttCCCACTCCCCTGTGGCCAGGTGTCGCATACAATTGGATTATTTGTCATTCCAGCTCTGAGTGGTCCACATCCAACAACCGAGatatctctcgctctggctctctccctcactctcttTCTTCCTCTCTCTGTTCCCGCTTATTTGACATGCTAATGAGTGGCTTCCGTGAGAAGCACTCCAGTAGGAACGAAACCACCTATAGAACAGGTGTCTGCGATCTACGATCTACGATCTAAGTCTTGTTGACGTTTGATATTTAGTTAATTTCCATGAGGCCATAATGCGATTATATGCTGGTTGTGCCATGGGAACCCTGTCCCACGAGGAGGAAACGAAGAAGGAGTGtgtggaaaggaaaggaaagcccAAAGCCTGGGAGAGTTTACTCGTTGGGAGTTCTGTGCTTCTTTGGGACTTAAATCTCTCTTTTTCGAAATGCGTTTAATTAAAGTTCACTTGGAGGATCAATACAGCTGTTGCTTTTTGCCATTCACACACGTTAGCATCGAATGAACCAGCTCCATGGAACTAGTTGACATATGAACGTGAACTAGTTGTGCAACCAATCGGTTCATTGTagttatttatgtattttacatatttatgcGATGCAATGAAGCTCTAGCTCCGAGGCCTTAAAATACGGTTcggttttttgtattatacCACAGTTCCATTAGGAAAATGTTCAAGAATAAATCGTTTCCAAACAGTAAAATATTCCTCTTCCTTAATTATTGGGAAATGCCGATCCATGTACATTCCCAGTGGCACTATAGTTGAACTTCCATAACTCGAAACGTAACTTCTGTAACTTGAATTTTCTATATTTCGGTCTAAAACGGGTGGCAAAAGCATTTAGGAAGCACATTTTGTCCAACTCTGTTGGTCGAGATCTTCATAAGTCGAACGTTTCCTTTCAATAGTAGTGGGTCTACTTATAAAAGCTCAACTGTTTCATAAATTGTTCGTAGACGGACTTTGACATGATAAAAATCCACGAGCGATGACTGAAGTCTCGCAAAATTATCGCAAAACGGACTTAAACGATAAATTTATCGACTATATTAATCTCTTGTTGTCCATCTTGTACGTTcacttatgggaaatttgtacaGCAAATAAATGTAATTCTCAAGCTCGACTCTCGTGAAACAGAGTTATTCCTGTATTTAGtaattaattacaattatTTCGTTTTACTGCAGGTTGGAATCCTCATAGAAATGGGTGCACTTCTGGCGATGTGTCCTTCGAGCTTTGAAACTTATTGAATGGGAAAATATGTAATAGTTGTTCTTCGGTATAAAGAACATCTCAAAAATAGTTTGAATTCTTTCCatcttgtgtgtgtttgttcctctaaaaacaatttcatattTGGATGCTCTCGAAGCAGCATCCATGTTAAACCAATGTCGAGCATTTGTGGCAAGCAATCTGCCAAGCCAAGCATGGCCATAACTCATATGCAACTGCCCcgccagtccagtccagtccagtcgaGTCCAGAGAGACATGCCACCAAcatggtgcatggtgcatggtgcatggtgcatggtctctactctactctacccACCCATTATCCATTCCTAGAGCTGTAGCTgaagctgtagctgtggctggaCCTGTGGCTTTCCAACACGAGCCacagccgaaaaaaaaacgagaaaaaaaccaaaaaaataatcagCATAGATTTCTGCCTAGATCGGCAGCGGGGCTGCCGCCGCCGGTCACCTCCTAAACTGAGCGCGTTGCCGCCGGTGGCAGCTGTGGCAAGTGCCTGGGCTGCTCTCTATGGGTTCGGTTGCATGCCACaaggaaaaaccaaaccaaaccgaaatacaacaacaacaacaaaagagtaACTCGTGCTgcacgtcgtcgtcgtcgtcgatgGTTGGTCGTTGGTCATGTCGTGTCGCTTACGGAGGCTGCAGcacaaatttatatatatagcaGCTATTGGTGCTGCCCCTTTGCCGCGGACccacctgccactgccccctcATCTAGCTCCTCCCTggtttctcctcctcctcctgcctgcccctgccactgctgctgttgttgcttttattgttgccATTGATTTATCGTGATCTGTTGGTTGtcgattttttttcttgcttgtATTCTCTCGTTGTTGCTTAcaactttgtttttgtttgttctttttctgtttttattttttatttttgccgttttttttttttgtagtaattttttgttcgatttttTGTTAAAAATGTTGATTATTGCAAATTGCTTTGGCGATTGGTAGCAGCTACTTAGTTGTGTTTTCCAGCCTGTTCTTGGCGATTGTttgaacagcagcagcggcagcggcagcggaaaAGCCGAGGAAAAGCCAagaaggaaaaacaacaacaacaacaaaaaatggttTATGGTGGCGATTATGTTGGCTACTGCTTAATgctctcgttgttgttgttgttgttgctgctgctccccccaCCCGCCGACAGGTAACGGTTTTGTATGCTGTGTCGTACATATACCCGTGCAGATCTACAGATCGGTGGCATGCCTAATTGGTTTTTACGAGCGGCAACATGCGGCTTGTCTCCGCCTCGCCACCGCCTCGCCGCCGCCCTGGTATGCAAATGGTGTCTATTGTTACGCCTACACAGGGCGCTGCCCCAGCCCGATAAGTCcctaataaaaagaaatacttATACAACacatacagtgcgtttcgaaAGTGTAGGCCAGAGCCTCAGGTGGAAATTTGGGAACAAAATTCAATACCAAAGATCTAGGGGTGGAAACTCGTTGGAATCTGTTCCGATTTCAAGCGAATTTACTTATCGAATCGAATGTTATCGTTGAATCTGTATGTTTATCGCTTTATCGAATACCAAGGTGTTGCATGAGGGTCTAAAAGGCTGTTCCATGAATGTGTTTTTCATGACACCCCGTAGACACGAGGATGCGCGAGAGTTTCGGTTCTCGCAGGCTCTGAGAGCGGCCCTCTGCCTTTCCATTCGGATACGGCTACTCATCTCCTCCTGTCCCAAAATTTTCTTGCCACAAATACACAGTTTTCGTCGAGACTCGACACACTTCTGGGTCGCAAGATtgtaaaaacaacaacatacATTGCTTGAGCATGACTCAGAGAATTGAATAACTTTAAAACTATAATTTAATTGTGTGAATAACCAAAACAATATTTGGTTATTGAAAATATGTGGGCGTTTATACACATAAAAGATCGAAGATCAAGGGTGAACATCGAAAAAGAAAGATTAAAGATCGGAATAATGGATATAAAATCGAAGCTAGAATCAAAGACTGAGAAATATGTATTCTGCTTGTGTTTATCATCTGCTCTCATATAGAATCCATCTATTGTACGAAAGCGACGCTTAAAGACCTTCAATGGTTGCAATTGCCTTACACTTTTGATTCACACTGTCTTTAAATATTCATATGCTTCAAATATCTTTCTTAAGATGCTTAAGACACCAAAAACAGAATGTCTCTCAATGGAATGAGTTGTCAGAAACTAGTTcaacaaaagaacaaacaaaaagccagGCTTAATCCGATGCCTCGAATGCCCTTACTGTCATTCGATATCGGGGAGTACTATAGCAAATACCATACACCATCTAGAAATTCAATCCGCTGCTAGAACTGATcgaaaagggaaaggaaacTGGACAAAAAGCCGTCCAATGTGAGGGCAAAAAGCAGGGCTACTAGAATTCAGTATTCAAATGTTTACAAATATCTgaataaattgcaaaaataaacTGCTTTCAGTCTAGACTAGATTTTCTGAATGCTTCAATAGCTTAAAAGAATATTTAGCAGATGggtaattatttttattgaacgCTCTTTGCGGTTCATTgaactaaatatttaatattgaaGTATTGAAAACAAGGTCAAATAAAGACTCGTGAATGATCTACAATGAAACATTTTACCAAATTCAGAAACTCCAAAAAGATCAACAACATTTGGAGGGAAGGTCAAAGCAGATGCTCCGATAAGACCTCAAACTCAATCCTCAAAAGGTTAAAGATCGTATAAAAAACTGAATGGAGAGCTGCCAAACTCTTTGGAGGCAGAATTTTTTGTGAATGAACCTGAACTATAaatttaaagcaaaaatatataaagaaatacaataaaaattcatGCGACAGAGGAAaaatttgcattcaatttgcatttcatccaaaaaaaaaaagaagacaaaTCAAAATTCTATAAAGAGCCTCTAAAATATCATGCAAGAAAACGCCCATTTATCATACGAGAAACATCATCTGCTAGTTTCCCTAATAGGCCTCACTAATTTGTGGATAAACAATTATCAATTATGAATAATTATTCGCATAATCCCAATCACGCGACCACCCTGAGCGgtaacagcagcaggcccCGCGCCTAGGGGGGCTCCgcagataccagataccagatacaagatacaaatCGTATCGAATCGTATCGAATGCTAAATCTAAATGACAGGCTATCGTGACTCTTTGTGTCTGCTCGGACCACTCAAGTCCACACCTCAGGTGGCGATAGACTAGCATGTctcattaatattaataagGCCCAGCCGCCGACTAGCGACCGCCGACCGCCGACCACCGACCGGCGACCTGCCCAAAATGTATCTCCAAAGaagtatctatgtatcttttgTGTCGTTACTTCATCTGTTTCCATCTATGCCGTGGCCAAAGGCTAGTTtatgtttcttgtttttgcgATACATTTTCTTGGGGCGGGTATGCCCAATTTCTGCAGAAGGTTGTATCTTCTATCCAAAGATGGGTTGATAGATATTTTTAGCCTAAACTAGCATGGTGTAGCcataattttatacatttGAATGCAATAATAGCATAATTTATAGGATATTTATAGATATAAATTTATAGATCTCGAAATATTAGAGGATATGCCACTATGCATCATCCTCTGTATCTGAGAAACGATTTTGTACCTAAATCTCCATCTTCATGGAATAAATGGGGACTTTTGAGGGTTTTCTTTTACAAAAATCAGTAGAATTCTTTCTAAAATTCAAACATGATCTGGTAGATACTCGTAGAACGCTGGACTCGAAAACAGTAGCCCAGAAGGAGCTTCCCTTTTACAGAGTAGCTTAGCAGTAAAGGATAGGTTTTACATTCATCTGCTATTTGGGTAAATGAAATGTTAAAGAATATGTTTGAGTCTGTAAGATATGTATCTCTAAGTCTGTAGCTTACTTCGATTGCCTTGTCCTGGGATATGGAGTTCTAAACTGGTCCAAACTAGCCCTAGATGAATCTACAAAGTTGCATCTACTTATCCATAAACTACTAAGTAAATTAGTATTAATTAatacatattttctttggtgAAGGGTATCACAACATCGTTGCCTCCCCTCCCCAGAAGCTCGTCGCCCCTCCTTCTCCCAATGTCGCTTGTGTGGTGCTGATAAAtggcttttatttatattagtTAAAATATAATCTTTGACGCCATTAATTTAGTTGTGCGTATTAATTGCTGCTGATCTGAGTAGatcttttctttatttttgttttttttgcatttacatTTCAAGTTTTTCAAGTcgtttttctttggttttctttgtttttgcttttgcttttgcctttctgttctgttctgtttttttgtttttgacaGCAGAAGCGTGCTCTTGtgttggctttgtttttgtttttggtggcTTTGATTAATTTACTTTCGGGCTGcgaacagaagcagcagccagcagccagcatcgatttggtttcttttttcttcgAGGTATTAATTTatgaaaatgttaattaatttgtcaGGCGCTGACAGCCATCGAGGCGGCGGTCACAAATTACTTGATAAATAGtttcggactcggactcggactcggactcgagCTCGTAGCGAATATTCTTTCATTCCTTCTCGCAACCAAAACTATCCATgaaatttatgtgattttaaaaaatgtaataaacaataataaacATCTCTTTGGAAAATATGGCCGACAAAGGCAAAGAGGACAAGAAAGAGTCGGCGCCCAAGcccaggccagagccagagcgagagacTGTGGAATATACGCCCGTGCACACGCCCCCGCCCAGCAACGTCGTTCCGGAACAAACAATCCTCCGCACTGGCGACAATCCGGAGGCAGTAGCCCGCCGCCCGGAGGCCACGATATGCATCCTGGACATCGACGACTCCGAGATCGACATGGAGGAACGGCCCTCGGACACCGATTCGATCAGGCAGCTGCGGCTCCGCCGCAAGCAGTTCGAGGAGCTGCGTCGCGAACACTATCAGCGGATGTACTATGACGACGGCAGCATTATCAGTGGATCGGCGATTCGAGGCTCAAAAAATGTATCCGAAGATGAGAGCGGGAGTGGCATAGCGGAGGAGGCGAACGCGGATGCGGAGAAGaaggaagagcagcagaagccagAGGAGaaggataaggataaggataaGGCGAAAAATTAACGATGGTGTGGAGCCAGTCGGCTGACTCTTTCTGTTGTCCTTTATAAAATCTACTATTGGAAACATATTTGATACCATTTGAAGCAAAAGACTCAAGTGATTCTCCTAGCCCACCCATAGCTATAGAAGATATTAAATTTATAGCGTTTTCAATCTTTGCCTCTTTTATAAACTTTCTTTCGATGATTGGAAGAAATTCAGTAGAGATATTTTCTTAAAGGTTGGATGGCCTCCATTCTGTTGATAATTTCGTGTTCAAATTAATTCGAATGAGCTGCAGCATACGCGTTTCCAATAGAATTCTAGGAAAACCTCATAGATTGTCTTGACAAGAAGCTACTATGTTAATAGATTCCCTCTCATCTATGTACCTCCATGGAAAACTAGCCTAAAAATCTCGAAGATATAAATGGAAAGGTTTAAGGTGATCCCATAATTCGACTTGGAATGGAATATCTTTTTCTAGGCTTTAATCCTCAATAAAGTTCCTCCAAAGGAAGACTCCGACTAGGGCGACTCCCTTGCCTCGCGcactctttgtctctctctctcacagagTAGCTTGGTAGTGAAGAGTGACTTCTGGAGTTGACTCCTACTCATCTCCAACTCGATTTGCTTCATCTACTCATCTAACGACTTCTTGCGATACTTTACTCCCCTTTGAGTTCTCATCTTCTTTGAATTATCTTGAAATACTCATATTTTATTGAGTTAAAAGCCCCGTCACTCACCTGGCAAATGCTCCGACGGATATGTCGccattgtggctgctgttgctgccgggACTGAGGCGTTCTCTCTTCACGCCGTGGCtcaggtgctgctgctgctgactcgATTGATGGCTGCCAAGGGTGctgcttccgcttccgcttccgccgatgctgttgccactgccactgccactgatgctgatgctgctgttgttgttgttgatggtgttgttgttgttgttattgtgaaTGGACACCATGGGCGTGGCATCCATGTGGAGACCCTCCTTGTGGCCATCCAGATGCGACATGGGCGACATCTTCTCGTTCTTGACCTTCTCCAGATAGAGGGCGGCATAGgcggccgccgcagccgctgaCGGACTGGAGGACGTGGACGAGGCCGAGGAGGTGGCCGTGGCAGTGCTGTGGCTGGGCGTGGTGGCCTGGTTGGAGTTGCCGCCACCCCCCGCGGTGGCTGCTTCGCTCAGCTTCTTGGCGGTGCTCTCGATGGCCGCCCCGTAGCcgctcagcagcagcgatcGTTCGCTGAGCATCTTCGCTGCAGAGCCTGGGCCGGAGGAGAACGGTTCGGAGAGGAGCTGGGACCGCAGATCGCTGGCCAGACGCTCCAGATGTTTCCGcttgctggagctggagctggaggtggagctggcGCTCAAGGTGGCCGCCGccgacgaggaggagccaAAATGACGGTCGTGGTCGTGGGTCGCCGTGGGTTGCGTTGCACTGCGACCACCCACAATCGCTGTTGTGGCCTTGGCTGGCTTCTGCTGCAGTATGTCGGTGGGTGCGTTacctgcaacaacaaaaagtacagTGAAACAGTGCTAGTGGACGGTGGATTCACGCTTTTTACTTCACAGACAGAGGGAGACCCCAGTGCGTGCCTGTACCCCAACGAAAGCTTACTGAACAAAATTAGCCCCCCCAGTGGAAAGCTCGACTCGGGGAAGAGAgtgtcgagtcgagtcgagtcgcaTGCAAATCGGCCAAAGGTTAAAATAACTTATAATATGTTAACAAAACCATTGACCTGCAATGTTGAACCCCTAAGCTAATTATCGGGGTGACACTTGAGGTGTCTTGCCCAGTGGGACCGAGAGTGAGAGTGCGAAAAGTGCACACAGCACACATGGCACAACGCATTCGCAAACTAGTCGTAGTACAGTCCAGAACACAACAGTATAGTGGAGTACTTGTACAGTGCGGTATGGCATTCTATATTTGGGTATAGAAGAGAAAGAGGTAAGAATAAGGCATACATACTGAAAAAGGGATGACTACGATCATCGTTGTATATGATCAAGGTAGTTCCTTACTCATCAGGTATTCCAGTACAGGTTTTTTATTCGATATCTTGTCAACATATCTATGGCCCGCCAAGGACCCCAAAAGAATATTCGCAAAGGCCAGATTATGAATCCAAATTAATCCCAGGCCGCCTCTTATTTGCCTTAAAAAATATTCTCCACAAGTTCCAATAGGCTCTAATCGCAGCTTTTGATTCATGGGTATTCCATTTTGCCAATACATTTTATAAGTTGTTGAAATTTCAATAAGGAGACACCTTTTCTAATGATCAGTCGTTGGAGGTCTTAAGGAAATCAGGCAGCTTCTAAGGAACCAGCCCCTGATCAACAGTTCCCTATCATTGATTGATATTTAAGTGATCCTTAGCTATTCTTAAGATCTCGCTCTTTAAATCATagttcaaaatacaaataaatctCTAAACTTAAACCAAAATCTACACAAACTAATCTTTAGCGGCTAAGCTACTCTGTGaaagggatagagagagagaaaggtgattattttcttcattttggTTATAAAAATACTGGAATTCAAAGGAAAACCTCCAAACTAGAGCATGTCCAAGCTTCTACCCCTAATCCCT from Drosophila pseudoobscura strain MV-25-SWS-2005 chromosome 4, UCI_Dpse_MV25, whole genome shotgun sequence encodes the following:
- the Samuel gene encoding serine-rich adhesin for platelets, with the translated sequence MKEIDTETTVVWPAWCYSGNAPTDILQQKPAKATTAIVGGRSATQPTATHDHDRHFGSSSSAAATLSASSTSSSSSSKRKHLERLASDLRSQLLSEPFSSGPGSAAKMLSERSLLLSGYGAAIESTAKKLSEAATAGGGGNSNQATTPSHSTATATSSASSTSSSPSAAAAAAYAALYLEKVKNEKMSPMSHLDGHKEGLHMDATPMVSIHNNNNNNTINNNNSSISISGSGSGNSIGGSGSGSSTLGSHQSSQQQQHLSHGVKRERLSPGSNSSHNGDISVGAFARSRSATPSSSSFRGGGGNGGGVSPSQQQQQQQQQQQQQRLSPPSAQTTTHMPLHNLSTNLLNTIQQHQQQQHRNNNSSSSIGGSGNINSSSSGSGTSNSNSNNVNQGSGAGSGSGSNAASSCNTNATDFSTRNYSDIMRCLAAKYNNTNPNDNHATRRNSYYDSNSTGTSGAAAAAGASGVASSGTQQSSSSGSSTAKSGNANSSGSGSGSGSGSSNTINSPTNASNANAASKKLSPSAAASAAAVSLPKETKVSVSAGGGGGGGGAGAGTSGSSVGSSVASVGPLPPPAAAQSPTEQAKSQMAAVVAAASVSPFMSSFLPFSSGIFPPLIDMSSTQALMTLVRAVKDAQIQEILRCKPQHPQHSQHPRSSSNASSPSASAAGTPRSTLNAALQQAAQFVTPAFIYSAQLQQQQQQQQQQQQQQQQSHHASRQSSPRSTTETSTSVAPVGGGGGGGAGGSSIASAAPLDLSSQPPAAKRFKPEPEGLLGKTRRASSTATTATTATTASSTPSPPLLDQSEEISNANANAGTGTGASAAGGAPRQCQAQSEEVNSWSVDDVCGFVGGIDICAEYVQSFRDQSIDGTGLPLLTEDHLVNSLGMKLGPALKLRSILARKLGGPCPCVACVAQAQQMLALQTTGGTPPAGAGTATATATATASAPTSCSIIKTEIFNGSSSSSSSNSNSTSSSHSNATCCMNDAS